In Anthonomus grandis grandis chromosome 5, icAntGran1.3, whole genome shotgun sequence, the following are encoded in one genomic region:
- the LOC126736554 gene encoding procathepsin L-like, with the protein MEFLPFLFGMITLIAAKESKRESRQIPLNLHPSLLASPIPFQADIKLGHHGVVPGNVQFKAQTSSYKQLHGSPGIPHGSVSLNIFDTPEYINKQIPNIQPPSAEQLLEEEWREFQMIYKKSYSSQEIASFRRAVFIENRAKIAKHNQEYSQGKRNFVQQMNPFGDLLFNEFNQLLNGLNRSTVPKVRIPTPTTYIPSANVNVPNNVDWRQVGAVTPVKNQGECASCWAFAAAGALEGHWFRKTSKLEDISEQDLLDCTFKDNTGCSGGDIDPAFQYVRKNNGVDIEEQYPVGYEESDKNGCRHNREGIVKCTGYVDLAKGDEKGLELAVATIGPVAVGIEVVPDFQFYSDGVYFSKDCSQNEGNVNHAMLIVGYGQEPNGQKYWLVKNSYGTNWGLGGYIKMAKDANNHCSIASLASYPLV; encoded by the exons atggAGTTCCTACCGTTTCTATTCGGTATGATAACGCTAATAGCAGCAAAAGAGAGTAAACGAGAATCCCGCCAAATCCCATTGAATCTTCATCCAAGTTTACTAGCATCGCCGATTCCTTTCCAAGCAGATATTAAACTAGGTCACCACGGAGTAGTACCTGGAAATGTTCAGTTTAAAGCACAAACAAGCTCATATAAACAACTTCACGGAAGTCCTGGAATTCCTCACGGCTCAGTTTCGTTAAATATTTTCGATACACCCGAATATATCAATAAGCAGATTCCAAACATACAACCTCCTTCTGCTGAACAGTTACTTGAAGAAGAATGGAGAGAGTTTCAG atgatATACAAAAAATCATATTCTTCACAAGAAATCGCATCATTCAGGCGAGCAGTATTTATAGAAAACCGAGCTAAAATTGCCAAGCATAATCAAGAATACAGCCAAGGAAAAAGGAACTTTGTACAGCAGATGAATCCTTTCGGTGACTTGCTCTTCAATGAGTTTAATCAGCTTTTGAACGGATTGAATAGAAGTACTGTACCTAAAGTAAGAATTCCAACTCCAACCACATACATCCCAAGTGCCAACGTAAATGTTCCTAATAACGTCGATTGGAGGCAAGTGGGAGCTGTGACACCTGTGAAAAATCAAGGAGAATGTGCGAGCTGCTGGGCTTTCGCTGCT GCTGGCGCTTTGGAAGGACACTGGTTCCGTAAAACGTCTAAGCTGGAAGACATAAGCGAACAAGACCTTCTTGACTGTACTTTCAAAGATAATACAGGATGCAGTGGTGGAGACATCGATCCAGCTTTCCAATATGTTAGAAAGAATAATGGTGTTGACATAGAGGAGCAATATCCAGTTGGATATGAAGAAAGCGACAAAAATGGTTGCAGGCATAACCGTGAAGGAATTGTTAAATGTACTG GTTACGTAGACTTGGCAAAGGGTGACGAGAAGGGCCTAGAGCTAGCAGTAGCCACCATAGGACCTGTAGCAGTGGGTATTGAAGTGGTTCCAGATTTCCAGTTCTACTCCGACGGCGTTTATTTCAGTAAAGATTGTAGTCAAAATGAAGGTAATGTGAACCATGCGATGCTAATTGTCGGATATGGACAAGAACCTAATGGCCAGAAATATTGGTTGGTCAAGAACTCGTACGGCACTAACTGGGGATTGGGTGGTTACATTAAGATGGCCAAAGATGCAAATAACCATTGCAGTATTGCTTCTTTAGCCAGTTATCCATTAGTGTAA
- the LOC126735941 gene encoding procathepsin L-like, translated as MFLRLQWFFLMVLLSLNHMIVASPQLNKFIEKVGNVAGNVMDQWIKFKLDNFKQFSPEEDAKRFNIFKQNLEIIDNYRKKFLNGEISFQVGINQFTHLTKAEFLTQFLTLKPPQRTFQKRDLSSRSNRTTRQVPAYVDWRNTGAVTSVKDQKDCASCWAFSAVGSLESQYFLRTGNLVSMSEQNLIDCTNDGCSGGWMGNAFQYLSNNKITSESEYGYSGTRGTCNFRPKQFGLSIKGFQTIPGDEFTLQQMVASVGPVSAAIDASNLQFYAGGIFRDDECSKEQVNHGILVVGYGSEGGRDYWLIKNSWGSKWGEDGYFKLIRNKANECNIASYAMYPLL; from the exons ATGTTTTTAAGGCTGCagtggttttttttaatggtactaTTAAGTCTCAATCACATGATAGTTGCTTCACCCcaattaaataagtttatagAAAAAGTCGGTAATGTAGCTGGAAATGTTATGGACCAATGGATAAAATTTAAG CTAGACaatttcaaacaattttccCCCGAAGAAGACGCTAAACGTTTTAATATATTCAAACAAAATCTAGAAATCATTGATAACTACCGTAAAAAATTTCTAAACGGTGAAATTAGCTTTCAAGTGGGCATAAACCAGTTTACTCACCTCACAAAAGCAGAATTCTTAACTCAATTTCTTACGTTAAAGCCGCCTCAAAGAACATTTCAAAAGAGAGATTTATCTTCGAGATCTAACAGAACTACTAGACAAGTGCCTGCGTATGTAGACTGGAGAAATACTGGAGCAGTTACTTCTGTAAAAGACCAAAAAGACTGCGCCTCTTGTTGGGCCTTTAGCGCTGTAGGATCTCTTGAAAGTCAATATTTTCTGAGAACGGGGAACCTTGTCTCAATGAGCGAACAGAATCTTATCGATTGTACAAATGATGGCTGCTCGGGCGGGTGGATGGGCAATGCATTCCAGTACCTTTCCAATAACAAAATCACATCAGAAAGTGAATATGGTTATTCTGGTACACGAGGAACTTGCAATTTTAGACCAAAGCAGTTTGGATTATCTATAAAAG gctTTCAAACAATACCAGGTGATGAATTTACACTACAGCAAATGGTAGCATCTGTGGGACCAGTTTCTGCAGCAATTGATGCGTCTAATCTCCAGTTTTACGCTGGTGGAATATTCCGTGATGACGAGTGCTCCAAGGAACAAGTAAACCATGGGATTCTTGTAGTAGGTTATGGTTCAGAAGGTGGTCGAGACTACTGGCTTATTAAGAATTCATGGGGATCCAAATGGGGTGAGGATGGATACTTTAAGTTGATAAGAAACAAGGCAAATGAATGTAATATTGCTTCTTATGCGATGTATCCACTTTTGTAa